Proteins encoded within one genomic window of Theobroma cacao cultivar B97-61/B2 chromosome 7, Criollo_cocoa_genome_V2, whole genome shotgun sequence:
- the LOC18593174 gene encoding phosphatidylinositol/phosphatidylcholine transfer protein SFH13 translates to MSGAEEIGVNDESRDRRSDFDNSEDERRRSKIGNLKKKAINASNKFTHSLKKRGKRKIDYRVPSVSIEDVRDAKEESAVHELRQKLHHKGLLPPRHDDYHSLLRFLKAREFNIEKTIQMWEDMLNWRKEFGTDTILGDFEFEELEEVLQYYPQGYHGVDKEGRPVYIERLGKAHPSRLMRITTIDRYLKYHVQEFERALLEKFPACSIAAKRQICSTTTILDVQGLGMKNFSRTAANLLAAMTKIDNSYYPETLHRMYIVNAGPGFKKMLWPAAQKFLDAKTIGKINVLEPKSLGRLQEIIDSSQLPDFLGGSCTCSTDGGCLRSNKGPWNDPEIMKLVHNAEATFVRQITRVSNDQHKYDSYVQTRSLKGRASNTSTAESGSDIDNQCSPIGQRSSAFPCLAPVHEEMRVSDPNAYYSCDDSFPLVEKTIESDQGPLYSLDQLRNSSNVDSQSHKQASSSYSEGTSVSHWFDTVKERVGRRNIHSVAKMLIALLVRLAAFIRTVRFESWRKPNNIHPSSAMESSNTNSHSNSPAAEAVNEEDRVLPCIERLQKLEKAFEELSNKPAGIPVEKEKMLMDSLDRIKSVEFDLEKTKRVLHATVMKQLEIAELLENIRESKSQQRRLFC, encoded by the exons ATGTCAg GGGCGGAAGAAATTGGGGTGAATGATGAAAGCAGAGACAGAAGGTCTGATTTTGACAACTCTGAAGATGAGAGGAGAAGATCCAAGATTGGGAATCTGAAAAAGAAGGCCATAAATGCGTCCAACAAGTTTACTCATTCCCTTAAGAAAAGAGGGAAGAGGAAAATCGATTACAGGGTCCCTTCTGTATCCATTGAGGATGTCAGAGATGCAAAAGAGGAGAGTGCTGTTCATGAATTGCGTCAGAAACTTCATCATAAGGGTTTGTTGCCTCCTAGGCATGACGATTATCATTCTTTGTTGAG ATTCTTGAAAGCTAGAGAGTTTAACATTGAAAAAACAATCCAGATGTGGGAAGACATGCTTAATTGGAGGAAAGAGTTCGGAACGGACACCATTTTGGGG GATTTCGAGTTTGAAGAGCTGGAAGAAGTATTGCAATATTATCCCCAAGGATACCATGGAGTTGACAAGGAAGGAAGACCTGTTTACATTGAGCGGCTTGGGAAAGCCCATCCCAGTAGGCTTATGCGTATCACCACCATAGATCGGTATTTGAAGTACCATGTCCAAGAGTTTGAGAGAGCTCTGTTAGAGAAATTCCCTGCTTGTTCAATTGCAGCAAAGCGACAAATCTGTTCAACAACTACTATATTGGATGTACAAGGACTG GGCATGAAGAATTTTAGCAGGACTGCTGCAAATCTTTTGGCTGCCATGACTAAAATAGACAACAGCTATTACCCTGAG ACATTGCACAGAATGTACATAGTCAATGCTGGTCCTGGATTCAAAAAGATGCTTTGGCCTGCTGctcaaaaatttcttgatGCAAAGACAATCGGAAAGATAAAT GTTTTGGAGCCCAAGTCTCTGGGTAGGCTACAGGAGATCATTGACTCTAG TCAGTTGCCGGACTTCTTAGGAGGGTCATGCACTTGCTCTACAGATGGAGGGTGCCTTAGATCCAATAAAGGTCCATGGAATGATCCAGAGATAATGAAG CTTGTACATAATGCGGAAGCAACATTTGTGAGGCAAATCACCAGAGTATCTAATGACCAGCATAAATATGACTCTTATGTTCAGACACGGTCATTAAAG GGAAGGGCTAGCAACACATCAACAGCAGAGTCTGGTTCAGATATTGACAACCAGTGTTCTCCAATTGGACAAAGAAGCTCTGCATTTCCTTGTTTGGCACCAGTTCATGAAGAA ATGAGGGTATCCGATCCAAATGCTTACTATAGTTGTGATGATAGTTTCCCTCTGGTTGAGAAAACTATAGAAAGTGACCAAGGACCACTGTATTCCCTAGATCAGTTGCGTAATTCCAGTAACGTGGATAGCCAATCTCACAAACAGGCATCTTCTTCGTATTCAGAAG GAACATCAGTCAGCCATTGGTTTGACACTGTCAAGGAAAGGGTTGGGAGAAGGAATATTCATTCTGTGGCAAAAATGTTAATAGCTTTATTGGTCAGACTGGCTGCTTTCATTCGTACTGTTCGATTTGAATCTTGGAGAAAGCCAAACAACATTCATCCTTCGAGTGCAATGGAATCCAGCAACACAAATAGCCATTCAAATTCACCAGCAGCTGAAGCTGTTAATGAAGAAGACCGTGTCCTTCCATGTATAGAGCGTCTTCAGAAACTAGAGAAAGCATTTGAGGAGCTTAGCAACAAGCCTGCTGGAATTCCCGtagaaaaggagaaaatgcTTATGGATTCTCTGGACCGGATCAAATCTGTCGAGTTTGACCTTGAGAAAACAAAGAGA GTTCTACATGCTACGGTGATGAAGCAACTTGAGATTGCAGAGTTGCTGGAAAATATACGTGAGTCTAAAAGTCAA CAACGAAGATTATTCTGTTGA